The Lysobacter oculi genomic sequence AAGCGGCCGCGCCGGCCGGCTGAGCTTCAGTCGCGCGGGGGCGGCGGCACCGGCGGCGCGTGTGCCTTCAGCCAGACCTCGCGCTGCGCCGGGCTCATCGTCTTCCACTGTTCCAGGAATGCCTTGCGCTGTTCCGGCGTCATGCCGCGGACCGCGCCGAAGATGCGCCGCGCCTGGATGCGGTCCTGCGGCGGCATGCCTTCCCAGCGGTGCATGCCGCGGCGGGCGCGTGCGCGCTGCTCGGGCGTCATCGCCTGCCAGCGCTGCGCGTGCCGGTACATGCGCGCGCGTTCCTCGGGCGAGGCGTTCCAGCGCTCGCGCATCGGCGCGATCAGCACTTCGCGCTGGGCGGCGGTGAGCTGGTTCCATTCCGGCAGCGGCGGCACGGGCGCCGGCGGTTCCGCGAAAGCGCCGAACGGGGCCAGGGCCAGGGCAAGCAGCGCGAGCCGCGGAAGCGTCTTCTTCATCATTCCATCGCCAGTTGCTGCGCGTCGCTGGAAGCGAGCCACGCATAGAAATCGGGGTCGAGCGCCAGCGGGTCGGCGCTGGCGGGAGAGGGGGATGGCGAGGCGGCGTTGGCCGCGTTCGTCGCCACCGGGGGTTTCGCCGGCTGCGGCGCCCGCTGCAGGGTGAAGGCGACCAGGCCCACCGCCATCGCGGTGGCGAGGCCGGCCGGCCATTGCCAATGCGCCCACCACGCGGCACGCGGGGCCGGGGCCTCGCGCAGGGCGACGCGCAGGCGCATCGGCAGCGCGTCGGCGGCGGCGTGGTAGCGGGCGCGCATCGCCGCGTCAAAGCGGTCGTCGCGCAGGGGGTCGTTCATTTCCAGTCCTCCAGTTGCACTTGCAGCGCGGCGCGGGCGCGGGACAGATGCGTCTTGACCGAGCCTTCGCTGCAACCCATCACCGCGGCGGTCTGCGCCACGTCCAGTTCTTCCAGTACACGCAGGCTGAACGCCTCGCGCTGGCGTGCGGGCAAGGCCTGCATCGCCCCGCGCATCCGCGCCCAGGCTTCGCGGCTGTCGTGGCTGCGCGAGGGGTCGGGGCCTGCATCGGCCCATTCCATCTCGCTGCCGTCGTCGAGCGTGGCCGATCCCAGCCAGCCCAGCCGGAAACGCCGGCGGCGCTGCGCATCGATGATCCGCGTGCGCAGGATCCGCCAGAACAGCGGCGGCCATTCGTCGGCGGGGCGGTCGCGGTAGGCGAGCATCTTCATCATCGCGTCCTGCACGGCGTCCAGCGCGTCTTCCCTGTGGCGCAGGCCGAGTTCGGCGAAGCGGAACGCGCGGGAACCGATGCCCGCCAGGAAACCGTCGAGCGACGCGGGGGGCGCGACGGACGACAAGGGCGGCTCCTGGCTGGCATCGGGGCACATGGGTCGAGGTTAGCGGTCAGCGCCCGTGGGCGCGATCCCAGCGCCGGTCGAAGCGTTCGCCTTTGCGGTCGAGGCGCCGGTCGATGCGGTCGCCGCGCTGGTCCAGCTGACGGGCGATGTGCTCGCCGCGCTGGTGCAGCCGGTGCGCGAGGCCGGGCTTGCCGTGGTCTTCGGCACGTTCGGCGCGGCGGTCGTAGCGGGCATCGATGCGCTGGCCCTTACGGTCGAGGCGGCGGTCGATGCGGTCGCCGGTGCGGTCCATGCGGGCTTCCACGCGGTCGCCGCGGTCGGGGGTGCGGGCAGTGGCGGCCGAAGCCTGCACGGCCCAGAACGAGGCGACGACGCAGGCCGCCAACAACAGGGAGTTCTTCATGGGGCTTTCCTTGGTCGAGTCGGGGGGATGCGCCGGCCGGGCAGGAATGGGAACGCCCCGGCCCGCCCGCCGTTGACCTTGGATGCATGGATTCACCGTCCAGTTATGATCGGCCGAACGAGGGCGGAGGCTGGACGATGTCTGACGGATTCGTGGCGCTGTACATCTTCATGCTGGCGGCGATCGCCGGCCACGTGATCATTTCGCGGGTGCCGGTGATCCTGCACACGCCGCTGATGTCGGGGAGCAACTTCATCCACGGCATCGTGCTGATCGGCGCGATGGTGGTGCTGGGCCACGCCGATACACCACTGGAAAAGACGATCGGCTTCATCGCGGTGCTGCTGGGCGCGGGCAACGCGGCCGGTGGCTACGTGGTCACCGAGCGGATGCTGGAGATGTTCAAGGCCAGCAACAAGCCGGGGGGCAAGGCATGAGCGTCGTCGCGCTGCGGCCGCATCGTTCGGTGCGCGATTTCTTTCAGGCGTTGAGCTACCTGCAGTACCCGGCATTGGCCGTGGCCCTGGTCTATGCGGTGCTCGCCGGGCTGGCGTTGGGCAAGGCGGCGCAGGCGGGCATGGCGTCGGTCTTTGACCTGATGAACTACGTGCTGCTGTACGCAGGCGTCGGCATTGGCCTGTCATCGCTGCAGGACCCGACCAAGACGCAGAACGAGATGTCGCGCAAGGTCTGGCAGGACCCGCGCAAAGGCCGCTGGATGCTGGCATTGCTGGCCGTCTATGCCCTGGGCGCGATGGCGGTGGGCCTGCTGGGTGCGTATCGCGCCGAGACCACGGTGATGAACCAGTTGTCACTGGGCCTGGTTGCGTTCGGGCTCGGCATGGTCGGCCTGCTCAAGACGGCGATCGAGATGCGCGAACACCACCGGCTGGACCGTGCGCCGCAGGGAGAGTCCGCATGAATGTGCTGCTGTTGGTCAAGCTGAGTTACTTCGTCGCGGCCACGCTGTTCCTGCTCGGCTTGCAGCGCATGGCCAGCCCCAGGACCGCGCGCAGCGGCATCCAGTGGGCCGGCGCCGGCATGTTGCTGGCCACGCTGGCCACGTTCTTCCTGCCGGGGCTGCACAACATCGCGCTGATGATCGCGGCGATCGTGATCGGCGTCGGGCTCAACTGGGTCTGGGGCAAGAAGGTAGCGATCACCGACATGCCGCAGATGGTGGCGCTGTTCAACGGCATGGGCGGCGGCTCGGCGGCGGCGATCGGCGCGGTGGAGCTGGTGCGCAAGAGCCATGCGCTGTCCGTGATGGGCGCCACGGCCGGCGCCGGCGATACCCGGTTCATGGTGATGTCGCCTGGGGAAGTCCTGACCCTGGCGCTCGCCGTCATCGGCGCGCTGATCGGCGCGGTGTCGCTGACCGGCAGCATCATCGCCTGGGCCAAGCTCGACGGCCGGCTGGACAAGCGTTATGCCTTCGCCGGCCAGCAGTACTTCAACGCCTGCGTCGCGCTGGTCACGGTGCTGGCGGGCGCGATGGCGCTGTACACGCTGTCGATGCCGTGGATCATCGCGTTCTTCGTGCTGGCGCTCGCGCTCGGCGTGCTGATGACGCTGCCGATCGGTGGTGCCGACATGCCGGTGGTCATCTCGCTCTACAACGCGTTCACCGGCCTGGCGGTGGCGTTCGAGGGCTATGTGCTGGGCAACGAGGCGCTGATCATCGCCGGCACCATGGTCGGCGCGGCCGGCATGCTGCTGACCCGGCTGATGGCGAAGGCGATGAACCGCAAGATCAGCAATGTCTTGTTCTCCGACTTCGGCGGCGGCAATGCGGAGATGCAGGCGATCGGCGGCAGCATGAAGCCGATCGAAGCCAGCGACGTCGCCGCCCTGATGGCCTATGCCGAGCGTGTGGTGATCGTGCCGGGCTACGGCATGGCGGTGGCGCAGGCACAGCACAAGATATGGGAGCTGACCCAGCGCCTGCAGGAGCGCGGGGTCAAGGTGAAGTTCGCCATCCACCCGGTCGCGGGCCGCATGCCCGGGCACATGAACGTGCTGCTGGCCGAGGCCGGCGTGCCCTATGACCTGATCGCCGACATGGACGACATCAACCCCGAATTCGCCAACACCGATGTCTCGCTGGTGATCGGCGCGAACGACGTGGTCAACCCCGTCGCCAAGACCGATCCGGCATCGCCGATCTACGGCATGCCGATCCTCGACGTGGTCAATTCGAAGAACACCATCGTCATCAAGCGCGGCAAGGGCACCGGGTTTGCCGGCATCGAGAACGCGCTGTTCTACGCAGACAACACCCGCATGCTCTACGGCGACGGCGCGGAGATGGCCAGCGCGCTGGTCAGCGAACTCAAGGCGCTCGACGGCGGCCACTGAGCCGGCGCAGGCCCGCCGAAGCCGCATCGCCATACTTCGCGCAAAAGAAAAGGGCCGGGAAATCCCGGCCCTTTCTTCATTCCGTCACGGCGATGGTCAGAACTTCACGCTGGCGCTGACGCCGACCATGCGCGGGTTGCCCGGGATCGCGGTGGGCGTGCCGAACAGGCGGCCGGTGTTGCCGGCGTCGATCAGGTACTTCTCGCCGGTCAGGTTGCTGCCCCACACGCCGATGTCCCAGCGGCCGTCGGCCAGGCGCACGCCGGCGCGCAGGTTGAACAGGCCGTAGGCATCCTGCGACAGCGCCGCGCTGTTGTCGTCCTCGAAGAACACCTTCGACTGCCAGGTGTAGGACGGGCGCAGGTAGAAGGCGTTGGCGCCGCCGAACGGCACTTCCCAGTCCAGGCCGACCGAACCGGAGCGGTCCGGGGTCAGGCGGAAACGGTTGCCGGCATAGGCCTGCGGGTTGCCGTTGTCGTCGCGGTCGTCGAAGCGGGCGTCGAGCCAGGCGAAGTTGGCGAACGCGCTCAGGTGCTCCATCAACCGGCCATTGAGCGCCAGTTCCACGCCCTGCGCGGTCGCGTTGCCGGCATTGGTCGCCACGAAGGGCGGCACCGCGCCGTTCGGGTTGGGGCGCTGGGTCTGGAAGTTGCTGTAGTCGTAGCGGAAGGCGGTCACGTCGTAGACTAAGCGGCCCTGGTTGAGCGCGCCCTTCAGGCCGATCTCCATGCTGTTGACCACTTCCGCCGGCAGCGTTTCCTTGCCCGCCGGGGTGACATCGACCACTTCCGGGCGGCGGCCGCGTGCATACGTGCCATAGACCGCCAGCGCGTCGCTGAAGGTGTAGTGCGCGGCGAAACGGCCCACCACCGAATCGAAGCTGCCGTCATTCGACAGGCGGCCATTGGTGGCGAGGTTGAGGATGTTGCGGGTGCCCGGCATCGGGCGACCGGTGCCCAGCCCGCCCAGCAGCGACGGCGCGTTGCCGGCGTAGCCGGTGTAGCCGGCGGACAGGTCCTCACGCGTCCAGCGCAGGCCGGCGGTCAGGTCCAGCTTGTCGGTGACCGACCAGGTGCCGTCGGCGAACACGTCCCACGCCTTGCTGCCGCCGTCGATGGCGAACGACTCGGTGTGGCGCGGGTTGAGCACCATGCCCGGCGGCAGCATCGCGCCCAGGCCCAGGAACGGCGTGCCATCCGGGTTCAGCACCGGCGGCTTCGGGAAGATCACCCCGACCGGCAACGCGCCCATCTGCCACATCAGCTGCGAGATCTGGGTGCGGATGCCGGTGTCCTGCATCAGCAGCGGCAGCAGGCTGCGCTCGTCGTTGGTGAAGTCCACGCGCTGGGTGCCACTCTCCTGGAACAAGCTGGTGCCGAAGAAACCGGCGAAGCGCCCGCCGTTGTCGAAGTTGAAGCGGAACTCATGGCTCCACTGGTTGCCGTCCGCCACTTCGGCGAACTCCAGCGCCGGCAGCTGCGAGCCGTCGGCATCGAACTGCTCGGTGGAGCGGAAGCCGCGCCAGCCGTTGATGGCGTTGAAGGTCCAGTTCTCGCCCAGGTAGAACTTGCTCAGCAGGGTGGCGCCGTAGACCTTG encodes the following:
- a CDS encoding DUF3106 domain-containing protein, producing MKKTLPRLALLALALAPFGAFAEPPAPVPPLPEWNQLTAAQREVLIAPMRERWNASPEERARMYRHAQRWQAMTPEQRARARRGMHRWEGMPPQDRIQARRIFGAVRGMTPEQRKAFLEQWKTMSPAQREVWLKAHAPPVPPPPRD
- a CDS encoding TonB-dependent receptor — encoded protein: MQRHRLTHAVMLAIAAIALPAHAQEATAPAAATPETLDRVVVTAQKREQQVQEVPIAMTAYSGEFIEKLGVTGMGDLAAYVPGLQVQEQSPNNPGFVIRGITSDSGAPNQPARVSVFQDGVSLSRSRGASVELFDMQQVEVLRGPQGTLFGRAAEIGAVHLIQNKANGQNSGRLHAGVGSFNQRMIEGYVNGVLQPDGLFGRVAFFHESRDGAYDNLAGGTLGGKDTSAVRASVGMLFGDAGRMDLIVNYQQDTPPGTNFRSMTIPTRQGSTDPYGKADLNRGDALGLDRKVYGATLLSKFYLGENWTFNAINGWRGFRSTEQFDADGSQLPALEFAEVADGNQWSHEFRFNFDNGGRFAGFFGTSLFQESGTQRVDFTNDERSLLPLLMQDTGIRTQISQLMWQMGALPVGVIFPKPPVLNPDGTPFLGLGAMLPPGMVLNPRHTESFAIDGGSKAWDVFADGTWSVTDKLDLTAGLRWTREDLSAGYTGYAGNAPSLLGGLGTGRPMPGTRNILNLATNGRLSNDGSFDSVVGRFAAHYTFSDALAVYGTYARGRRPEVVDVTPAGKETLPAEVVNSMEIGLKGALNQGRLVYDVTAFRYDYSNFQTQRPNPNGAVPPFVATNAGNATAQGVELALNGRLMEHLSAFANFAWLDARFDDRDDNGNPQAYAGNRFRLTPDRSGSVGLDWEVPFGGANAFYLRPSYTWQSKVFFEDDNSAALSQDAYGLFNLRAGVRLADGRWDIGVWGSNLTGEKYLIDAGNTGRLFGTPTAIPGNPRMVGVSASVKF
- a CDS encoding NAD(P) transhydrogenase subunit alpha, translating into MSDGFVALYIFMLAAIAGHVIISRVPVILHTPLMSGSNFIHGIVLIGAMVVLGHADTPLEKTIGFIAVLLGAGNAAGGYVVTERMLEMFKASNKPGGKA
- a CDS encoding RNA polymerase sigma factor encodes the protein MCPDASQEPPLSSVAPPASLDGFLAGIGSRAFRFAELGLRHREDALDAVQDAMMKMLAYRDRPADEWPPLFWRILRTRIIDAQRRRRFRLGWLGSATLDDGSEMEWADAGPDPSRSHDSREAWARMRGAMQALPARQREAFSLRVLEELDVAQTAAVMGCSEGSVKTHLSRARAALQVQLEDWK
- a CDS encoding NAD(P)(+) transhydrogenase (Re/Si-specific) subunit beta, which encodes MNVLLLVKLSYFVAATLFLLGLQRMASPRTARSGIQWAGAGMLLATLATFFLPGLHNIALMIAAIVIGVGLNWVWGKKVAITDMPQMVALFNGMGGGSAAAIGAVELVRKSHALSVMGATAGAGDTRFMVMSPGEVLTLALAVIGALIGAVSLTGSIIAWAKLDGRLDKRYAFAGQQYFNACVALVTVLAGAMALYTLSMPWIIAFFVLALALGVLMTLPIGGADMPVVISLYNAFTGLAVAFEGYVLGNEALIIAGTMVGAAGMLLTRLMAKAMNRKISNVLFSDFGGGNAEMQAIGGSMKPIEASDVAALMAYAERVVIVPGYGMAVAQAQHKIWELTQRLQERGVKVKFAIHPVAGRMPGHMNVLLAEAGVPYDLIADMDDINPEFANTDVSLVIGANDVVNPVAKTDPASPIYGMPILDVVNSKNTIVIKRGKGTGFAGIENALFYADNTRMLYGDGAEMASALVSELKALDGGH